One segment of Niveibacterium microcysteis DNA contains the following:
- the putA gene encoding trifunctional transcriptional regulator/proline dehydrogenase/L-glutamate gamma-semialdehyde dehydrogenase, translating into MSATTLGVKLDDAARERIRLAAQGLERTPHWLIKQAIFHYLDALEHGHTPPEYDGSGALIEADERPAPAEGPQPFLDLALGVQPQSELRAAITAAYRRPEPEALAMLLPLARQSAERTDATRSLATQLVEALRAKGTGGGRNGLVQGLLHEFELSSQEGVALMCLAEALLRIPDRATRDALIRDKVGRGDWAAHLGQSGSLFVNAATWGLLITGKLVGTQSESGLNNALSKLIAKSGEPVVRKGVDMAMRLMGEQFVTGETIAEALENARSHEAKGFRYSYDMLGEAALTAADAERYYAAYEQAIHAIGRAAAGRGIYEGPGISVKLSALHPRYSRAQRDRVMDELYPRLAALTKLARRYDIGLNIDAEEADRLEISLDLLERLCFDPELAGWHGIGFVIQAYQKRAPHVVDHVIELARRSRRRLMVRLVKGAYWDSEIKRAQVDGLEGYPVWTRKLHTDVAYLGCARKLLDAPEAIYPQFATHNAYTVAAIYQMAGQNYYAGQYEFQCLHGMGEPLYEEVVGADKLGRPCRVYAPVGSHETLLPYLVRRLLENGANSSFVNKVGNDKVPVAELVGDPVAEAEALQPVGAPHPAIPLPRALFPDGRLNSAGLDLSNEQRLASVSAGLLVTREQTWRAVPLLADGPRAGLAQPVTNPADRRDVVGEVIEASTQDVADALGHAFQAQPVWQSTPAAERAAVLERAADRFEAERHALIGLAIREAGKSLPNAVGEVREAVDFLRYYAGLARSNDGARPLGPVVCISPWNFPLAIFTGQIAAALAAGNVVLAKPAEQTPLIAAAAVRLLHEAGVPAGALQLLPGRGETVGAALVADPLVRGVMFTGSTEVARLIARQLAGRLLPDGSPVPLIAETGGQNAMLVDSSALLEQVVNDAIGSAFDSAGQRCSALRVLCLQEEIADRVIEMQRGAMAELVIGPPDRLATDVGPVIDAEARNGILTHIERLRARGCRIHQTPLPDSCAHGNFVPPTVIELPELAALQREVFGPVLHVLRYRREALPALLEQIHATGYGLTMGLHTRIDETIGYVTTHAKVGNLYVNRNVIGAVVGVQPFGGEGLSGTGPKAGGPLALSRLVLGGAAQLPGSAGAPASLQARGALTPLEARCSLLNAEARERLGLLARWCADASPERAIAEALAAAPPVGTLITLPGPTGEANLYALLPRGTVLCLANTAEALVPQLAACLATGNRAALAREDRAEALFASLPAPLAERIEWVDAPLAADVDAALFAGDADQLRDIQRALAVREGPLLSCAASDGRGRYPLERLLAERVVSLNTSAAGGNATLMMIG; encoded by the coding sequence ATGTCCGCCACCACCCTCGGCGTCAAACTCGACGACGCCGCACGCGAACGCATCCGCCTGGCCGCACAAGGGCTTGAGCGCACGCCGCACTGGCTGATCAAGCAGGCCATCTTCCATTACCTGGACGCGCTGGAGCACGGCCACACACCGCCGGAATACGACGGCAGCGGTGCGCTGATCGAGGCGGACGAGCGCCCGGCCCCGGCCGAAGGGCCGCAACCCTTCCTCGACCTGGCGCTTGGGGTGCAACCGCAGAGCGAACTGCGCGCCGCCATCACCGCCGCCTACCGCCGGCCGGAACCCGAAGCGCTGGCGATGCTGTTGCCGCTGGCACGCCAATCGGCCGAACGCACCGATGCGACCCGCTCGCTCGCGACGCAGCTGGTCGAAGCGCTGCGCGCGAAAGGCACCGGCGGCGGCCGCAACGGGCTGGTGCAAGGCCTGCTGCACGAGTTCGAACTCTCCAGCCAGGAAGGCGTGGCGCTGATGTGCCTCGCCGAAGCGCTGCTGCGCATCCCCGACCGCGCCACCCGCGACGCGCTGATCCGCGACAAGGTCGGCCGCGGCGACTGGGCCGCCCACCTCGGGCAGTCCGGCTCGCTGTTCGTGAACGCCGCCACCTGGGGGCTGCTGATCACCGGCAAGCTGGTCGGCACGCAGTCGGAATCGGGCCTCAACAACGCACTGTCGAAACTGATCGCGAAGAGCGGTGAGCCGGTGGTGCGCAAGGGCGTGGACATGGCGATGCGCCTGATGGGCGAGCAGTTCGTCACCGGCGAAACGATTGCCGAAGCGCTGGAGAACGCGCGCAGCCACGAGGCCAAGGGCTTCCGCTACTCCTACGACATGCTCGGCGAAGCCGCGCTGACCGCCGCCGACGCCGAGCGCTACTACGCCGCCTACGAGCAGGCGATCCACGCCATCGGCCGGGCCGCCGCCGGACGCGGCATCTATGAAGGGCCCGGCATCTCGGTCAAGCTGTCGGCGCTGCATCCGCGCTACAGCCGCGCCCAGCGTGACCGCGTGATGGACGAGTTGTACCCGCGGCTCGCCGCGCTGACGAAGCTCGCGCGCCGCTACGACATCGGGCTCAACATCGACGCGGAGGAAGCCGACCGGCTCGAAATCTCGCTCGACCTGCTGGAACGGCTGTGCTTTGACCCCGAACTTGCCGGCTGGCATGGCATCGGCTTTGTGATTCAGGCCTACCAGAAGCGCGCGCCGCATGTGGTCGACCATGTGATCGAACTCGCCCGCCGCAGCCGCCGGCGCCTGATGGTGCGGCTGGTGAAGGGCGCCTACTGGGACAGCGAGATCAAACGCGCCCAGGTGGACGGCCTCGAAGGCTACCCGGTGTGGACGCGCAAGCTGCACACCGATGTCGCCTACCTCGGCTGCGCGCGCAAGCTGCTCGACGCACCCGAGGCGATCTACCCGCAATTCGCCACGCACAACGCCTACACCGTCGCCGCGATCTACCAGATGGCCGGGCAGAACTACTACGCCGGCCAGTACGAATTCCAGTGCCTGCACGGCATGGGCGAACCGCTGTACGAAGAGGTGGTGGGCGCGGACAAGCTCGGCCGCCCGTGCCGCGTGTATGCGCCGGTCGGCTCGCATGAGACGCTGCTGCCTTACCTCGTGCGCCGGCTGCTGGAGAACGGCGCCAACAGTTCCTTCGTGAACAAGGTCGGCAACGACAAGGTGCCGGTCGCGGAACTGGTCGGCGACCCGGTCGCCGAGGCCGAAGCGCTGCAGCCGGTGGGCGCGCCGCATCCGGCGATCCCACTGCCGCGCGCCTTGTTCCCGGATGGGCGACTCAATTCGGCGGGGCTTGATCTCTCCAACGAACAACGGCTCGCCTCCGTCTCAGCCGGTTTGCTGGTAACGCGCGAGCAAACCTGGCGCGCCGTGCCACTGCTGGCCGATGGCCCGCGCGCCGGTCTCGCCCAGCCGGTCACGAATCCGGCGGATCGGCGCGATGTGGTCGGCGAGGTGATCGAAGCCAGCACGCAGGATGTGGCCGACGCACTGGGCCACGCCTTCCAGGCGCAGCCGGTGTGGCAATCCACGCCAGCCGCGGAGCGCGCCGCGGTGCTGGAGCGCGCCGCCGACCGTTTCGAAGCCGAACGCCATGCGTTGATCGGGCTGGCGATCCGCGAGGCCGGCAAATCGCTGCCGAACGCGGTGGGCGAGGTGCGCGAGGCGGTGGACTTCCTGCGTTACTACGCCGGCCTGGCGCGTTCCAACGATGGCGCCCGCCCGCTCGGCCCGGTGGTCTGCATCAGCCCGTGGAACTTCCCGCTCGCGATCTTCACCGGGCAGATCGCTGCCGCCCTCGCAGCCGGCAACGTAGTGCTCGCCAAACCGGCCGAGCAGACGCCGCTGATCGCCGCCGCCGCGGTGCGCCTGTTGCACGAAGCCGGCGTGCCGGCAGGCGCGCTGCAACTCTTGCCCGGCCGCGGCGAGACCGTTGGCGCCGCACTGGTCGCCGACCCGCTGGTGCGCGGCGTGATGTTCACAGGCTCCACCGAGGTCGCCCGCCTGATCGCCCGCCAGCTCGCCGGCCGCCTGCTGCCCGATGGCTCGCCGGTACCGCTGATCGCCGAAACAGGCGGCCAGAACGCGATGCTGGTCGATTCCTCCGCACTGCTCGAACAGGTGGTGAATGACGCGATCGGCTCCGCCTTCGATTCGGCCGGGCAGCGCTGCTCGGCGCTGCGTGTGCTGTGCCTGCAGGAAGAGATCGCCGACCGCGTGATCGAGATGCAGCGCGGCGCGATGGCCGAACTGGTGATCGGCCCGCCGGACCGGCTTGCCACCGACGTTGGCCCGGTCATCGACGCCGAAGCGCGCAACGGCATCCTCACCCATATCGAACGCCTGCGTGCGCGCGGCTGCCGCATCCACCAGACGCCGCTGCCCGACAGCTGCGCGCACGGCAACTTTGTGCCGCCCACGGTGATCGAGTTGCCGGAACTCGCAGCGCTGCAGCGCGAAGTGTTTGGCCCGGTACTGCATGTGCTGCGCTACCGCCGCGAGGCGCTGCCGGCACTGCTGGAACAGATCCACGCGACCGGCTACGGCCTGACGATGGGCCTGCATACCCGCATCGACGAGACGATCGGCTACGTCACCACGCATGCGAAGGTCGGCAACCTGTATGTGAACCGCAACGTGATCGGCGCCGTGGTCGGCGTGCAGCCCTTTGGCGGCGAGGGCCTCTCGGGCACCGGGCCCAAGGCCGGCGGGCCGCTGGCGCTGTCGCGCCTGGTGCTGGGCGGCGCGGCGCAACTGCCGGGCAGTGCCGGAGCGCCGGCCAGCCTGCAAGCACGCGGCGCGCTGACGCCGCTCGAAGCACGCTGCAGCCTGCTCAACGCCGAAGCGCGCGAACGGCTGGGCCTGCTTGCGCGCTGGTGCGCCGACGCGTCGCCCGAACGCGCCATCGCCGAAGCGCTGGCGGCCGCTCCACCGGTCGGCACCCTGATCACCCTGCCCGGCCCGACCGGTGAGGCCAACCTGTATGCGCTGCTGCCGCGCGGCACCGTGCTGTGCCTCGCCAACACGGCCGAGGCGCTGGTGCCACAACTGGCGGCCTGTCTTGCGACAGGCAACCGCGCGGCGCTGGCGCGTGAGGATCGGGCCGAGGCCTTGTTCGCCAGCTTGCCGGCACCGCTCGCCGAACGCATCGAATGGGTGGATGCGCCACTGGCCGCCGACGTGGATGCCGCACTGTTCGCCGGTGACGCCGACCAGCTGCGCGACATCCAGCGCGCCCTGGCGGTGCGTGAAGGCCCCCTGCTCAGTTGTGCCGCCAGCGACGGCCGCGGCCGCTACCCGCTCGAACGCCTGCTGGCGGAGCGGGTCGTGTCGCTCAACACCTCGGCCGCTGGGGGAAATGCCACCCTGATGATGATTGGCTGA
- a CDS encoding branched-chain amino acid ABC transporter substrate-binding protein: protein MTMKMSAAALLLALGSTAFAAPVEVKIGFAGPLTGPQAHYGKDFQNGVQLAVEEVNASKPTIGGKEVKFVLLAEDDQADPRSGTVVAQRLVDDNIAGMLGHFNSGTTIPASKIYARAGIPQIAMATAPAYTEQGFKTTFRMMTSDTQQGSVVGSYAVGKLGFKKIAVIDDRTAYGQGLANEFEKAAKAAGATIVAREFTTDKSVDFRAILTKLKAQAPQAIFYGGSEVQAAPMARQIKELGISATLISGEMVKSDNFIKLAGDAAEGVIASLAGLPIEQMPGGAAYVAKYEKRFGAKVETYSPYAYDGAMAMFMAMKKADSVDPAKYLPALAATQLQGVTTSRLGYDAKGDLKEGGITVYKVVKGKWEAMESIGGK from the coding sequence ATGACGATGAAGATGTCCGCCGCAGCCTTGTTGCTCGCGCTTGGCAGCACCGCCTTTGCTGCACCGGTGGAAGTGAAGATCGGCTTTGCCGGCCCGCTGACCGGGCCGCAGGCGCACTACGGCAAGGATTTCCAGAACGGCGTGCAGCTCGCCGTCGAAGAAGTGAATGCCAGCAAACCCACCATTGGCGGCAAGGAAGTGAAGTTCGTACTGCTTGCCGAAGACGACCAGGCCGACCCACGCAGCGGCACCGTCGTCGCGCAGCGCCTGGTGGACGACAACATCGCCGGCATGCTCGGGCACTTCAATTCCGGCACCACGATCCCGGCGTCCAAGATCTACGCACGCGCCGGCATTCCGCAGATCGCGATGGCCACCGCGCCGGCCTACACCGAGCAAGGCTTCAAGACCACCTTCCGCATGATGACCTCGGACACCCAGCAGGGCTCGGTGGTCGGCAGCTATGCGGTGGGCAAGCTGGGCTTCAAGAAGATCGCCGTGATCGACGACCGCACCGCCTACGGGCAAGGCCTCGCCAACGAGTTCGAGAAGGCCGCCAAGGCCGCCGGCGCGACCATCGTTGCGCGCGAGTTCACCACCGACAAGTCGGTCGACTTCCGCGCGATCCTCACCAAGCTCAAGGCGCAGGCGCCGCAGGCAATCTTCTACGGCGGCTCGGAAGTGCAGGCCGCACCGATGGCGCGCCAGATCAAGGAGCTGGGCATCAGCGCGACGCTGATCTCCGGCGAGATGGTGAAGAGCGACAACTTCATCAAGCTGGCCGGTGACGCCGCCGAGGGCGTGATCGCCTCGCTGGCCGGCCTGCCGATCGAACAGATGCCGGGCGGCGCCGCCTATGTGGCGAAGTACGAGAAGCGCTTCGGCGCCAAGGTCGAAACCTACTCGCCCTACGCCTACGACGGCGCGATGGCGATGTTCATGGCGATGAAGAAGGCCGACTCGGTCGACCCGGCCAAGTACCTGCCTGCGCTCGCCGCCACGCAGCTGCAGGGCGTCACCACGTCACGCCTTGGTTACGACGCCAAGGGCGACCTCAAGGAAGGCGGCATTACCGTCTACAAGGTGGTCAAGGGCAAGTGGGAAGCGATGGAGAGCATCGGCGGCAAGTGA
- a CDS encoding aldo/keto reductase, with protein sequence MSLASTYTLGRSGLRVSRLALGTMTFGTDWGWGADKATARAMFDAYVDAGGNLVDTADLYTNGNSETWLGEFVRERSLRDRMVIVTKYGYSAQPDNPNAGGNGRKNMIRAVEGSLRRLGTDYIDLYLLHSWDQLTPVDEVMRGFDDLVRAGKVRHVGLSNVPAWYASRAQTLAELRGYEPLSALQLEYSLVERAVEHEFIPLGQQLGMGLMAWSPLASGLLSGKYRPSRDGQFGDGRLQTMAGADNPAFAKLTGRNFAIVAELEAVARELGRSMAQVALNWVAHRPGVASVLVGATRPEQLADNLGALDFVIPPALRDRLDAASSMPPGYPYSFFTPGMQAMLAGANPVGDKPAGYQPPIRIEAPAAAVGGAAPAENA encoded by the coding sequence ATGAGCCTCGCTTCCACCTACACCCTGGGCCGCAGTGGCCTGCGCGTCAGTCGCCTTGCGCTCGGCACGATGACCTTCGGCACCGACTGGGGCTGGGGCGCCGACAAGGCGACGGCCCGCGCGATGTTCGATGCTTACGTTGATGCCGGCGGCAACCTTGTCGATACCGCCGATCTCTACACTAACGGCAATAGCGAAACCTGGTTGGGCGAGTTCGTACGCGAGCGAAGCCTGCGCGACCGCATGGTGATCGTCACGAAGTACGGCTACAGCGCGCAGCCGGATAACCCGAACGCCGGCGGCAACGGCCGCAAGAACATGATCCGCGCGGTGGAGGGTTCGCTGCGCCGGCTCGGCACCGACTACATCGACCTCTACCTGCTGCACAGCTGGGACCAGCTGACGCCGGTAGACGAGGTGATGCGCGGCTTCGACGACCTGGTGCGCGCCGGCAAGGTGCGCCATGTCGGGCTCTCGAATGTGCCGGCGTGGTATGCCAGCCGCGCGCAGACGCTGGCTGAACTGCGCGGCTACGAGCCCCTGAGCGCGCTGCAGCTGGAGTACTCGCTGGTCGAACGCGCGGTCGAACATGAATTCATCCCGCTCGGCCAGCAGCTGGGCATGGGGCTGATGGCCTGGAGCCCGCTGGCAAGCGGCCTGTTGTCCGGCAAGTACCGGCCCTCGCGCGATGGCCAGTTCGGCGATGGCCGGCTGCAGACCATGGCGGGCGCTGACAACCCGGCTTTCGCCAAGCTCACCGGGCGCAACTTTGCGATCGTCGCCGAGCTGGAGGCGGTCGCCCGCGAACTTGGCCGCAGCATGGCGCAGGTGGCGTTGAACTGGGTGGCCCATCGTCCCGGTGTGGCCTCGGTGCTGGTCGGCGCAACCCGCCCCGAGCAGCTCGCCGACAACCTGGGCGCGCTCGACTTTGTGATTCCGCCCGCCTTGCGCGATCGCCTCGACGCTGCGAGCTCGATGCCGCCGGGTTACCCCTACAGCTTCTTCACGCCCGGCATGCAGGCAATGCTGGCGGGGGCCAATCCGGTGGGCGACAAACCGGCCGGCTACCAGCCACCGATCCGGATCGAGGCGCCGGCCGCCGCCGTGGGGGGCGCGGCGCCCGCCGAAAACGCCTGA
- a CDS encoding LysR family transcriptional regulator, whose translation MKIHQLDGYIAFAAVARTRSFTAAAAQLGVSPQAVSQAVRALESRLQLRLLNRTTRSVSLNEAGERFMARVGPALGELLDAADAIGELRDTPSGLLRINLSRVAFAAVIQPRLASFRARYPDVRLEFGFDDGFVDIVEQGYDAGIRLGEAIAKDMVSVPLSREERIALVATPVYLAQHGTPRSIADLTQHTCIRFRMPSSGALYRWELLEGGREITLDAPATLTVNDTGAMLALALDGLGLGYVLASAAQPHLAAGRLLEVMPEATPRFPGFHLYYPSRRQPPAKLRCFLEVWRG comes from the coding sequence ATGAAGATCCACCAGCTCGACGGCTACATCGCCTTCGCCGCGGTCGCACGCACCCGTAGCTTCACTGCCGCGGCCGCGCAGCTGGGCGTGTCGCCGCAGGCCGTGAGTCAGGCGGTACGCGCGCTCGAATCGCGCCTGCAACTGCGGCTGCTGAACCGCACCACGCGCAGCGTGTCACTCAACGAAGCCGGGGAACGCTTCATGGCGCGCGTCGGCCCCGCCTTGGGCGAGCTGCTCGACGCGGCCGATGCGATTGGAGAGTTGCGCGATACGCCGTCCGGCCTGCTGCGCATCAACCTCTCGCGCGTTGCCTTTGCGGCGGTGATCCAGCCACGCCTCGCCAGCTTTCGTGCCCGCTACCCTGATGTGCGGCTGGAATTCGGCTTTGACGACGGCTTCGTCGATATCGTCGAACAAGGCTACGACGCCGGTATCCGGCTTGGCGAAGCGATCGCGAAGGACATGGTCAGCGTGCCGCTGAGCCGCGAGGAACGCATCGCGCTGGTCGCCACGCCGGTGTACCTCGCCCAGCACGGCACGCCGCGCTCGATCGCCGACCTGACGCAGCACACCTGCATCCGCTTCCGCATGCCGTCGAGCGGCGCGCTGTACCGTTGGGAACTGCTGGAAGGCGGCCGCGAGATCACGCTCGATGCGCCGGCCACGCTGACGGTGAACGACACCGGCGCGATGCTCGCGCTGGCCCTCGACGGCCTCGGCCTCGGCTATGTGCTGGCGAGCGCCGCGCAGCCGCATCTGGCCGCCGGCCGCCTGCTCGAAGTGATGCCCGAAGCGACGCCCCGCTTCCCCGGCTTTCATCTCTACTACCCCTCGCGCCGCCAGCCGCCGGCCAAGCTGCGCTGCTTCCTCGAAGTCTGGCGCGGCTGA
- a CDS encoding helix-turn-helix domain-containing protein: MEKPVVAVVAFDQISPFHLSVPCVVFGDTHPGVPRFDLQVCAAETGPLRTTAGFRVQVDHGLEALARAQIVIVPSWRDPAECAPQALCEALRAAHAHGAQLVGLCLGAFVLADAGLLDGRRATTHWAAAHAFAQRYPKVVLDADVLYVEDGPMLTSAGTAAGIDCCLHLLRQRYGGEIANRVARRLVTPPHRQGGQAQFIEQPLPAHPRDSRLTDLLDWVRAHLDQPHSLDSLAARTLMSRRTFTRHFRQITGTTVGDWLLGERLALSQRLLETTDQPVERIAALAGFGSAVSLRQHFGRAFGVSPSAWRQTFRGE; the protein is encoded by the coding sequence ATGGAAAAGCCGGTGGTCGCCGTGGTGGCCTTCGACCAGATCAGCCCCTTCCACCTGTCCGTCCCCTGCGTGGTGTTCGGCGACACCCACCCGGGCGTACCGCGTTTCGATCTGCAGGTCTGCGCCGCCGAAACCGGCCCGCTGCGCACCACTGCGGGCTTCCGGGTGCAGGTCGATCATGGGTTGGAGGCCTTGGCACGGGCCCAGATCGTGATCGTGCCGAGCTGGCGCGACCCGGCCGAGTGCGCGCCGCAGGCGCTGTGCGAGGCGTTGCGGGCTGCCCATGCGCACGGCGCCCAACTGGTCGGGCTGTGCCTGGGCGCCTTCGTGCTGGCCGACGCGGGTCTGCTCGATGGTCGCCGCGCCACCACCCACTGGGCGGCGGCACATGCCTTCGCGCAGCGCTACCCGAAGGTGGTGCTGGATGCCGACGTGCTCTACGTCGAGGACGGCCCCATGCTCACCTCGGCAGGCACTGCGGCGGGCATCGACTGCTGCCTGCATCTGCTGCGCCAGCGCTACGGCGGTGAAATCGCCAACCGCGTTGCGCGCCGCCTCGTCACACCGCCGCACCGCCAGGGCGGGCAGGCACAGTTCATCGAGCAACCGCTGCCGGCGCACCCGCGCGATTCGCGCCTGACCGATCTGCTCGACTGGGTCCGGGCGCATCTCGACCAGCCCCACTCGCTCGACAGCCTCGCCGCGCGCACGCTGATGAGCCGCCGCACATTCACCCGCCATTTCCGCCAGATCACCGGCACCACGGTTGGCGACTGGCTGCTCGGCGAGCGCCTGGCGCTGAGCCAAAGGCTGCTCGAGACCACCGATCAGCCGGTCGAACGCATCGCCGCGCTGGCTGGCTTCGGTTCAGCGGTGTCGCTGCGCCAGCACTTCGGCCGTGCCTTCGGCGTGTCGCCGAGTGCCTGGCGGCAGACCTTCCGCGGCGAGTGA
- a CDS encoding cysteine hydrolase family protein, translating to MSKALIVIDLQNDYFPDGKFPQWHPEETLANVERAIEQARAKGVPVIHVQHIADASRGIAPFFNAGTPGVEIHPRILAAAPDAPVVVKHFADAFHGTTLKATLDALGATELLVCGMMTQNCVTHTAISKAAEPYAVTVLSDCCTTVSQMLHLIALNALSTRVRLATASEAL from the coding sequence ATGAGCAAGGCACTGATCGTCATCGACCTGCAGAACGACTACTTCCCCGACGGCAAATTCCCGCAGTGGCATCCGGAGGAAACGCTCGCCAACGTCGAGCGCGCAATCGAGCAAGCGCGTGCCAAGGGCGTGCCGGTGATCCATGTTCAGCACATCGCCGACGCGTCACGCGGGATCGCGCCCTTCTTCAACGCCGGCACACCGGGGGTCGAGATCCATCCGCGCATTCTCGCCGCGGCCCCGGACGCGCCAGTGGTGGTGAAGCACTTTGCCGATGCCTTCCACGGCACCACGCTGAAGGCAACGCTCGATGCGCTGGGCGCAACCGAGCTGCTGGTGTGCGGCATGATGACGCAGAACTGCGTAACCCATACCGCGATCTCGAAGGCCGCCGAACCCTACGCCGTGACGGTGCTGAGCGACTGCTGCACCACCGTCAGCCAGATGCTTCACCTGATCGCGCTCAACGCGCTGTCCACACGCGTCAGGCTCGCCACCGCGAGCGAGGCCCTCTGA
- a CDS encoding cyanophycinase encodes MGTSTAYPGHNRATTARRFAHTLLRLIAGCSLIAACNIALAAKAPYTYSVLGNAAAPASVSAPVQPSFVLMGGGPDVDEAFRWMIQRAGITPGHGGRFVVIRATGTDAYNPYIYYSDAASGTSSTFADGWVGGAALGLTSVETLVIPSVAAANDAFVNNVVGKAHAVWIAGGDQSDYIKYWKGTALDTTLRGLMARNVPLGGTSAGLAVLGWADFAALNGSVTTKQALDNPYNRYMTLDPSPLGGAGFIMPPALNNTILDSHLDSRDRLGRLLGFVARMIKPNTAGGGCSGGVLASGTGSNGARGIGVDVETALLVQGNASAPSLSARRVTNVSTTTESAVYFVRPRADPSVCAVKIPLTMANIEVQKLGDSDTVFDLSSWFTTDWSQLTPHYIDVTNGALPALTWAYPL; translated from the coding sequence ATGGGCACCTCGACCGCGTATCCCGGCCACAACCGGGCAACGACCGCGCGCCGCTTCGCGCATACCCTGCTCCGCCTGATTGCCGGCTGCAGCCTGATCGCGGCCTGCAACATCGCGCTGGCCGCGAAGGCGCCATACACGTATTCGGTGCTCGGCAATGCCGCCGCGCCCGCAAGTGTTTCGGCGCCAGTGCAACCCAGCTTCGTGTTGATGGGCGGCGGGCCGGACGTGGATGAGGCCTTCCGCTGGATGATCCAGCGTGCCGGCATCACGCCGGGTCACGGTGGCCGTTTCGTGGTGATCCGGGCCACCGGCACCGACGCTTACAACCCCTACATCTACTACAGCGATGCAGCATCCGGCACATCGTCGACATTTGCCGACGGCTGGGTTGGCGGCGCAGCGCTGGGCCTCACCTCGGTCGAGACACTGGTGATCCCGAGTGTCGCCGCGGCCAACGACGCCTTCGTCAACAACGTGGTCGGCAAGGCGCACGCCGTCTGGATCGCCGGTGGCGACCAGAGCGACTACATCAAGTACTGGAAAGGCACCGCGCTGGACACCACGCTGCGCGGGCTGATGGCTCGAAACGTGCCGCTCGGCGGCACCAGCGCAGGCTTGGCGGTACTCGGCTGGGCCGACTTTGCAGCGCTCAACGGCAGCGTCACCACCAAGCAGGCGCTCGACAACCCCTACAACCGCTACATGACCCTGGACCCGAGCCCGCTTGGCGGCGCCGGTTTCATCATGCCGCCCGCGCTGAACAACACGATCCTCGATTCCCACCTCGACTCACGCGACCGGCTCGGCCGCCTGCTCGGCTTCGTCGCGCGCATGATCAAGCCCAACACCGCGGGTGGTGGCTGCAGCGGCGGCGTGCTGGCATCGGGCACCGGCAGCAACGGCGCGCGCGGTATCGGTGTCGATGTGGAAACCGCACTGCTGGTGCAGGGGAATGCGAGCGCGCCAAGCTTGAGCGCACGGCGCGTCACCAATGTCTCCACGACGACCGAAAGCGCGGTGTACTTCGTGCGCCCGCGGGCGGACCCATCCGTGTGCGCGGTGAAGATTCCGCTGACGATGGCCAACATCGAGGTGCAGAAACTCGGCGACTCGGACACGGTATTCGACCTGTCCTCGTGGTTCACGACCGACTGGTCGCAACTGACGCCGCATTACATCGACGTCACGAACGGTGCGCTGCCGGCCCTAACCTGGGCCTACCCGCTCTGA
- a CDS encoding type II secretion system protein has translation MSRQQGFSYIGILILLAIIGAISAQTMEFASTVALRSKEAELQAQGDEFSRAFKRYYRASPQGSPSYPKDLRDLLRDPRFPGTVRHLRRIPRNPLTGSTNWMPIPAPGGGIMGVAVIAPGEPMRKPQRTLAPATVGAPTPAGATAPQVAAPASGYATWRFGYDPAQATGTITPDANASAPQGAG, from the coding sequence ATGAGCCGCCAGCAGGGCTTCAGCTACATCGGCATCCTGATCCTGCTCGCGATCATCGGCGCGATATCGGCGCAGACCATGGAGTTCGCCAGCACCGTCGCGCTGCGCAGCAAGGAAGCCGAGTTGCAGGCGCAGGGTGACGAGTTCAGCCGCGCCTTCAAGCGCTACTACCGCGCAAGCCCGCAGGGCTCGCCGTCGTATCCGAAGGATCTGCGCGATCTGCTGCGCGATCCGCGCTTCCCCGGCACCGTGCGCCACCTGCGCCGCATTCCGCGCAACCCGCTGACCGGCAGCACCAACTGGATGCCGATCCCCGCGCCCGGCGGCGGCATCATGGGTGTTGCGGTGATCGCGCCAGGCGAGCCGATGCGCAAGCCGCAGCGCACGCTGGCACCGGCCACCGTCGGCGCGCCGACGCCGGCCGGCGCAACCGCACCGCAGGTGGCAGCGCCGGCCAGTGGCTATGCCACCTGGCGCTTTGGCTACGACCCGGCACAGGCGACCGGCACCATCACGCCGGATGCCAACGCCAGCGCGCCGCAAGGCGCTGGTTGA
- a CDS encoding type II secretion system protein has product MRQRGFTLIELLVVLAIVALLLTLALPRYMGSAEIAKERVLVENLRVTRDAIDKHFADRGRYPESLDALVERRYLRELPFDPLRDSRTAWNVVPPPSGRDGGVYDLHSSAPGNAHDGRAFSEL; this is encoded by the coding sequence ATGCGCCAGCGCGGTTTCACCCTGATCGAACTGCTGGTGGTGCTCGCGATCGTGGCGCTGCTGCTCACGCTCGCGCTGCCGCGCTACATGGGCAGCGCCGAGATCGCGAAGGAGCGCGTGCTGGTCGAGAACCTGCGCGTCACCCGCGACGCGATCGACAAGCACTTCGCTGACCGTGGCCGCTATCCCGAATCGCTCGACGCACTGGTCGAGCGGCGCTATCTGCGCGAGCTGCCCTTCGATCCACTGCGCGATAGCCGCACCGCGTGGAACGTCGTACCCCCGCCGAGCGGGCGCGATGGTGGCGTGTACGACCTGCACAGCAGCGCCCCCGGCAACGCGCACGACGGCCGTGCGTTCTCAGAGTTATGA